TGTCCCGCAGCACCATCCGCGACACCCGGTCCACGAAGGCGTTCAGATAGCGCGGGTCGTCGGCGATCTCATGGGCGTGGTCGTGCGCCTCGATGTCCGCCTCGTCGACGACGTAGAAACCCAGCTCGTCCGCGAGGCCGTACAGCGCCGGGTCGTTCGGGTAGTGCGCGGTGCGGATCGCGTTGAAGCCGAAGCGCTTGAGCAGGACGAGGTCGGCGCGCATGTCGTCGTACGACACCGTCCTGCCCGTCAGCGGATGGAAGTCATGCCGGTTCACGCCCCGGATGTAGATCCGCTCGCCGTTGACCAGCAGGTCCCGGCCGACGATCTCGACGTCGCGGAAGCCGATGCGCTGGCAGGAGGTGTCGGTGACCGTTCCGTCGGCGCGGTGCAGCCGGACGGTCAGGCCGTACAGCTCGGGCGTCTCGGCGGTCCAGGTGCGGACGTCGGGGACGGTGGCGCACAACCGTGCCTCGCCGAGGAAGTCGGAGACCCGCTCGTCCTCGGTGTTGAGCCGGTCGAACTCGGCGTCCTGCGTCAGGGGTTCGCCGTCCAGGTCGCCGGTGACGTACCAGCCGTCCGGCAGCACACCCCGTACCTGGCAGTCGACGCGTAGCTCGCCGTCCGCGCGCGCCCGTACGGTCACGTCGGCGAGATACAGCGGATCCGTCGCGTACAGCAGCACCGACCTGGTGATCCCGCCGTGCCACCACTGGTCCTGGTCCTCGATGTGCGAGGCATCGGACCATTTGACGACCGTGAGCCGTACGGCCGCGGACGAGCCCGGGCGTACGGCGTCCGTCAGATCGAACTCGGCCGCCAGGTGCGAGTCCTTGGAGATCCCGACCGGCCGCCCGTCCACCTGCACCAGCAGCACGCTCTCGGCCGCCCCGACCTGGAGCACGATCCGCCGCCCGGCCCACTCGGCGGGGACGTCCACCTCACGCTCGTACACACCCGTCGGATTCTCGGACGGCGACGACGGCGGGAACTCGGGGAACGGCATGCGGACGTTGGTGTACTGCGGGAGGTCGTCGGTGTCCTGGAGGGTCCAGACGCCGGGGACGTACGACGAGGACCAGACGTCGCTCACCGGCGCGTCCGGCGTCAGCAGCAACTGGAAGCGCCACTCGCCGTCGAGGTTCAGCGCCCCGGGGCGGCGGTCGACGGCGTTCATGGGGAGCCGCCCCCAGGAGGTCACCTCGGGTGCCTCCCAGGGGCGGAGTGCCAGCAGGGGGTTCATCCGCGGACGGCTCCCTTGGCGAGGTCGCCGATGATCTGCTTGGCACCGATCGCGAACACGATGAGCAGCGGGATGAGGGCGAGGAGGGCGCCGGTCATCACGATGCCGTAGTCGGTGGTGCCGTGGGTGCCGTTGAGCTGGGAGAGAGCGACCTGAAGGGTCACGTTGTCCGGGTTGGTGAGGGCGATCAGGGGCCAGGCGAAGTCGTTCCACTGGCCCATGAAGGTGAAGATGCCGAGGAAGGCGAGGCCGGGGCGGACCACCGGCAGCGCCACGTGCCAGTACTGGCGCAGGAAGTTCGCGCCGTCGAGCTTGGAGGCGTCGAGCAGTTCGTCGTGGATGGCCGTCTTCATGTACTGGCGCATCCAGAAGATGCCGAAGGCGTTCGCCGCGGCCGGCACGATCAGCGCGGTCATCGAGCCGATCCAGCCGATCTTGGCCATGAGGACGAACTGCGGGATGACCGACAGCTGCGCCGGCACCATGAAGATGACCATGAGCAGCCCGAACAGCACGTTCTTGCCGGGGAACTCGAACTTGGCGAAGACGAAGGCGGCCAGTGAGTCGAAGAGCAGGACCAGGAAGGTCACCGCCGTGGCGACCAGCAGCGAGTTCCACATCGACCCGAAGAAGTCGATGGCGTCGAAGAGGTTGCGGACGTTCTCCAGGAAGTGCGTGCCCGGCAGCAGCTTCGGCGGGTAGGAGAAGATCTCCGACGAGCTGTGCGTCGACATGATCACGGCCCAGTAGAACGGGAAGGCCGAGAGCAGCGTGCCGATGATCAGCGGGAGGTGCAGCGCGATCCCTCTGCGGTGGGACCCCTTGATGGAAGACATGATGGGCCCTTCCTATTCGCCCCGGCGCTGCACGAGGCGCCAGTTGATGATCGAGAAGAGCACGACGACCAGGAAGATGCCCCAGGCCACCGCGGCTCCGTACCCGAAGTCGTTGTTGTCGAAGGTCTGTTGGAAGAAGTAGAGGACCATCGTCTGGCCCGAATGGCCCGGACCGCCCGCGAACGTCGAGTCGTTGGACGAGGTCTGGAGCAGGACCTGCGGTTCGGAGAAGCTCTGCAGGCCGGTGACCGTGGAGACCACGAGCACGAACAGCAGCGTGGGCCGCAGCAGCGGGAGCGTGATCCGGAAGAAGGTCTGGATGGGCCCGGCGCCGTCCACGCGCGCCGCCTCGTACAACTCGCCCGGGATGGTCTGGAGCCCGGCGAGGAAGATGATGGCGTTGTAGCCGGTCCACTGCCAGGTCATCAGCGCCGCGATGGTGACCTTGATGCCCCACGGCGTGTTCAGCCAGGCCACCTGGTCGAGGCCCACCGCGTTGAAGACGGCGTTCACCATGCCGTTGTTGGTGGCGAAGATGGAGCCGAAGACGATGGCGATCGCGACGACCGAGGTGACGTTCGGCAGGAAGTACGCGACCCGGTACAGGCCCTTGAACCGGACCGCGGAGTTGAGCATCACGGCCGTGACCATCGCCAGGAAGATCATGGGGAAGGTGGCCAGCGCCCAGATGATGATCGTGTTGCCGATCGAGTTCCAGAAGTCGGTGTCGCTCAGCAGGTACTGGTATTGCGAGAGCCCGGCCCACTCCATGGAGCCGAGGCCGTCCCAGCGGTGGAAGGACAGGTAGAGGGAGAAGCCGACCGGGAACAGGCCGAAGCCGAGGAAGATCAGGTAGAAGGGGGAGATGGCGGCGTAGAGGTGCCAGTACTTGCGGAAGCCCTTCTTGGGCTGTGTCGGGGCGGGCTGCGCCACAGCGGGCGGGGTCTGCTCGAGAACGGCCATCAGTAGCTCACCCCCAGGTGCTTCGCGATGCGCCGGCACTTGCTCATGGCGTCACTCCAGGCCTTCTTGGGGTCCTTGCCGAGGACACCGACGTTCTTGATCTCGTCCTTGAGGGGCTGCCCGAGCGCGATGTCGAACGGGCTGTTGTAGGCGACCACGATCTTCTGCGCGGCCGGCCCGAAGACGTCGGTCGTGACCTGGCCGCCGAAGAAGTCGTCCGGCTCCTGCATCGGCTTCAGGCCGTAGGAGGCGGGCGTGGAGGGGAAGAGGCCCGCGTCGACGTAACCCTGCGCCTGGTTGGACGCGTTGAGCATCCAGGTGATGATCTCGAAGGCCCGCTCGGGCTCCCGGCACGCCTTGGTGATCGACAGGAACGAGCCGCCGCTGTTGGCGGGCCGCACGGGCATCTGCGCCACCCGCCACCTGCCCTTGGTCTTCGGCACACCGTTCTTGATGTCGAAGCTGGCCCAGGAGGCGTTCAGCTGGCTCGGCAGCTTGCCGTCCTGGATGGCCGACAGCTGGTCCGGAGTGCCGCTGACCAGGTCCGAGACGATCCTGCGCTGCTTGGCCTCCACGGCGAGCGCCCAGGCCCGGCGGACGTGCTCCTGGTCGCCGATGAAGTGGCGGTCCTTGTCGACGTACCGCTGCGCGCCCTGCTGCACGACGTTCTCGAAGACGGAGTTGACGTCGGTGAGCAGCCGGGCCCCCGGGACGCGCTTGGCGAGTTGCACGCCCGCGTCGAAGAACTTCTCCCAGGTGTTCAGTCCGCTCGACACGTCGTCGGGCTCGTACGGCAGCCCCGCCCTGCGGAACACGTCGTACTGGTAGTAGTGCGCGACCGGCCCGCAGTCGATCGGGAAGCCGACCATCGTGCCGTCGTCGGCGATGCCCTGGTCCCACTTCCAGGACAGGTACTGGCTGCGGTACTTGTCCGCGCCAAGCGTCCGCAGATCGATGAACTGGTTCGCGTTCGGCAGGTAGGCGGCCATGTCTTCGCCCTTGAGTCCCGCGATGTCGGGGATGTGGGCCCGGCCGGTGATGGTGGTGATGAGCTTGGAGCGGTACTGGCCGCCGATCTGGATGGCCTGGAGGTCGACCGAGTTGTCGTATCGCGCTTTGGCGCCTTCGACGACCTTGTCGCTCAGGCCGCCGCTCCAGTACCACAGCACCATGTTCCGGCCGGTCGACCCGGTCGGAACGGCACAGCCGGTCGCCAGGCCGCCGAGTGCCGTGGCGGCCGTACCGGCCAGGCCCGCGCGCAGCAGGCCTCTTCGTGAGAGCCGCACAGCTCCCACCGCCTTTCGGATGTTCACGGATCTTCGAGGATCTTCGTGTGCCAGAGGGATCAGGGGGATCAGGGGAGATCAGGGGAGATCATTGGGGGGAGTTCGGGGGCGTCAGCGGCGCGTACCGGACCGGTGGTCCCAGGTCAAGCGGCATCCGGTCGGCCAGGAAGCCGTACGAGCGCCGCAGTTCGGGGTCGTCGAGCGCCTGCCACCACTGGTGGATGCCGTACCAGCCGGGGGCGGCCAGCGCTCCGGTGTGGTGCCGTACCGAGAGGCCGGACGCCAGCACCGCGAACTTCAGCCGCTCCGCCAGCGGCCAGCCGCCGAGCGAGGCGGCGACGAAGCTCGCGCCGAACACGTCGCCGGCGCCGGTCGCGTCCAGGACATCGATGTCGAGGGCGGGAACCTCCGCGTACTCGCCCGTCGTCTGGTCGGCGGCGATCGCGCCGTCGCCGCCGCGGGTGACCACGGCGACCGGCACCAGCTCGGTGAGCGTGCCGAGCGCCGCGACCGCGCTGTCGGTGCGGGTGTAGGCCATCGCCTCGGTCTCGTTGGGGAGGAAGGCGTGGCACAGGGAGAGCTGGTCGAGGAGGTCGGTGGACCACTGCTGGGTGGGGTCCCAGCCGACGTCCGCGTAGATCTGCGTGCCGTTCGCGGCGGCTTTGCCGAGCCAGGCGCGGGGTTCGGCCTCGATGTGCACCAGGGCGGCGCGCGCCTCGGGCGGGTCGCCCATCAGCGTGTCCTGCGAGTACGGCGGTTCCTGGCCGTGGGTGACCAGGGCCCGGTCGTGGCCGTGCGCGATGGAGACGGTGACCGGGGTGGGCCAGCCGTCCGCGGTGCGGGAGAGCGAGAGGTCGACGCCCTCCTGGTCGGCGAGGACGTCACGGCAGTGCTCGCCGTAGAAGTCGTCGCCGAAGACCGTGGCCAGGGAGGTCTTCAGGCCGAACCGGGACGCGGCCACCGCGAGGTTCGCGATGCCGCCCGGGCCGCAGCCCATGCCGGACGTCCAGATCTCCTCGCCCGGCGTCGGCGGCTTCCCGAGCCCGGTGAGGACGAGGTCGTAGAAGAGCAGCCCGGTCAGCAGCACATCGGGCCTGTCGTCGTCCACGCGCACATCCCTTCGTGGGAGCTCGTCAAAACTCGTCATTTTCGATGACCGGAATCGTGCGCTGCTCGGCGACATTGGTCAATACCTCAGCAGAAGTGAGCATGGAAATGATTGAAGATGACGAGTAGTGTTCACGGCGTGCTGGCAGAACGACGACACCAACTCATCCTGCGGGCCCTGCGCTCCGGCGGCCCCGCGGCCGTGACCGATCTCTCCGAGCAGCTGGGTGTGAGCCCCGCCACGATCCGGCGTGACCTGGTGAAACTCGAGGAGGACGGCCTGCTCACCCGGGTGCACGGCGGCGCCGTGGCGGAGGAGGGCGACCAGCCCTTCGCCGAGGTCGCCGAGGTGCGCGTGTCCGAGAAGGACGCGATAGCCGAGCACGCGGCGGGGATGATCAAAGACGGTCAGTCGGTGCTGCTCGACATCGGCACCACCGCCTACCGCCTGGCCCGCCGGCTGCACGGCCGCCGGCTCACCGTGATCACCAGCAACCTGGTGGTCTACGAGGAGCTCGCCGACGACGAGGGCATCGAGCTGGTCCTGCTCGGCGGCATGGTCCGCCGCGACTACCGCTCCCTGGTCGGCTTCCTCACCGAGGACAATCTGCGCCAGCTGCACGCCGACTGGCTCTTCCTCGGCACCAGCGGAGTGCGCCCGGGGGGTCAGGTGATGGACACGACGGTCGTCGAGGTGCCGGTCAAGCGCGCCATGATCAAGGCCGGCGACCGGGTCGTCCTGCTCGCCGACTCGGCGAAGTTCCCGGGCACGGGCATGGCGAAGGTATGCGGTCCCGAGGACCTGGACATGGTGGTGACGAACGCTCCCGTGAACACGGCGACGCGGTCCTCCCTGGAGGAGGCGGGCGTCGACGTGTTCGTGGCAGGAAAGGTGCAACCTTGAAGCTGACGATTCTGGGCGGCGGCGGATTCCGCGTGCCGCTCGTGTACGGGGCGCTCCTCGGGGACCGCGGCGAGGGCCGGGTGACCCGGGTCGTGCTGCACGACCTGGACGTCGGCCGGCTCGACGCCGTGACCCGCGTCCTGGCCGAGCAGGCGGTGGACGCCCCCGACGCTCCCGAGGTCACCGCTACCACCGACCTCGACGAGGCGCTGCGCGGCGCCGACTTCGTGTTCTCCGCGATCCGCGTCGGCGGCCTGGAAGGGCGCGCGAACGACGAGCGGGTGGCCCTGGCGCAGGGCGTCCTCGGTCAGGAGACGGTCGGCGCGGGCGGCATCGCCTACGGCCTGCGCACGGTGCCCGTCGCCGTCGACATCGCCCAGCGCGTGGCCCGCCTCGCGCCGGACGCCTGGGTCATCAACTTCACCAACCCCGCGGGCCTGGTCACCGAGGCCATGTCCCGCCACCTCGCGGGCCGCGTCATCGGTATCTGCGACTCGCCGGTCGGCCTCGGCCGCCGTATCGCCCGCGTCCTCGGCGCCAACCCGCGCGAGGCCTGGATCGACTACGTCGGCCTCAACCACCTCGGCTGGGTCCGCGGCCTGCGCGTGGCCGGCCGCGACGAGCTGCCGCGGCTGCTCGCCGACCCCGGCCTGCTCGGCTCCTTCGAGGAGGGCAAGCTCTTCGGCCCCGACTGGCTGCAGTCCCTCGGCGCGATCCCGAACGAGTATCTGCACTACTACTACTTCAACCGGGAAGCCGTCCGCTCCTACCAGGAGGCCCACCAGACCCGCGGCGCCTTCCTGCGCGACCAGCAGGCCCGCTTCTACGAGGAGATGCGCGACCCGAGCGCGGCGGCCCTGCTCGCCTGGGACCGCACCCGCGCCGAACGCGAGGCGACGTACATGGCGGAGAACCGGGAGACGGCGGGCGCCGGCGAGCGCGACGCCGACGACCTCTCCGGCGGCTACGAGAAGGTCGCCCTCGCGCTGATGCGGGCCATCGCCCGCGACGAGCGCACCACCCTGATCCTCAACGTGCGCAACGAGCACACGCTCTCCGTCCTTGACAACGATGCCGTCATCGAGGTCCCGTGCCTCGTCGACGCCAACGGCGCCCACCCCGTCGCCGTCGATCCGCTGCCCGACCACGCCACCGGGCTCGTCTGCTCGGTGAAGGCGGTCGAGCGCGAGGTCCTCGCAGCGGCCGAGTCCGGGTCCCGTGCGACGGCCGTGAAGGCCTTCGCCCTGCACCCGCTCGTCGACTCCGTGAGCGTGGCCCGCAGACTGGTCGACGGCTACACCCAGGTTCACCCTGGTCTCACGTATCTTGCGTAAGCGCTTTCCCGGCAGGCTCTTCATCTCCCCGTACGCTCTCTGGAGACTCTGATGCACGACGAACGCCAAAGGATCGAAGAGCGCGTCCAGCGCCTTCACGACCAGCGCATCAAGGCCGCGATCTACGCGGCCACGGTGCCGTTCGAGGTCAAGGCCTGGCAGGCGCCGGGCGAGCCGGTCTCCTTCGAGGAGGCGGCGGCCGCTCCCTACGCTCCCTTCGCGATGGACACCCCGTGGGGCCCGCCGTGGGGCACGACCTGGTTCCGGATGCGCGGACAGGTGCCCGCCGAGTGGGCCGGCAAGCGCGTCGAGGCGGTCATCGACCTCGGCTTCATCGGCGACTGGCCCGGCAACCAGGCCGAGGCGCTGGTCCACCGCACCGACGGAACCCCGCTGAAGGCGGTCAACCCGCTCAACCAGTACGTGCCGATCGCCAACCCGGCGACCGGCGGTGAGCAGATCGACTACCTCGTCGAGGCGGCCTCCAACCCGGACATCCTCGCCGACAACTTCTCGAAGACCACGCCCATGGGCGACGTCCTGACCGCCGGCGACAAGCCCCTCTACACCTTCCAGCGCGCCGACCTCGCCGTCCTCGACGAGGAGGTCTTCCACCTCGACCTGGACGTGCAGGTACTGCGCGAGCTGATGCTGGAGCTGGGCGAGCACGACCCGCGCCGGCACGAGATCGCGCACGCCCTGGACCGGGCGATGGACCTGCTCGACCTCGACGACGTCTCCGGCTCGGCGGCCGAGGTGCGTGAGGCGCTCAAGCCGGTGCTGTCGAAGCCCGCGAACGCGAGCGCGCACATCGTCTCCGGCGTCGGCCACGCGCACATCGACTCCGCCTGGCTGTGGCCGATCCGCGAGACCAAGCGCAAGACGTCCCGCACCTTCTCCAACGTCACCGCGCTCGCCGACGAGTACGAGGACTTCATCTTCGCCTGCTCACAGGCCCAGCAGTACGAGTGGGTGCGCGACAACTACCCGCAGGTGTGGGCACGCATCCAGGAGTCGGTGAAGAAGGGCCAGTGGGCTCCGGTCGGCGGCATGTGGGTGGAGGCCGACGGCAACCTGCCCGGCGGCGAGGCGGTCGCCCGGCAGTTCGTGCACGGCAAGCGGTTCTTCATCGAGAACTTCGGCGTCGAGACCAAGGGCGTGTGGCTGCCGGACTCCTTCGGCTACACAGCGGCCTATCCGCAGCTCGCCAAGCTGGCCGGCAACGAGTGGTTCCTCACCCAGAAGATCTCCTGGAACCAGACCAACAAGTTCCCCCACCACACGTTCTGGTGGGAGGGCGTCGACGGCACCCGTATCTTCACGCACTTCCCGCCGGTCGACACCTACAACGCCCGCTTCAGCGGCGAGGAGATGTCCCGCGCGGTCCGCAACTACCA
This genomic window from Streptomyces sp. DG2A-72 contains:
- a CDS encoding extracellular solute-binding protein — protein: MRLSRRGLLRAGLAGTAATALGGLATGCAVPTGSTGRNMVLWYWSGGLSDKVVEGAKARYDNSVDLQAIQIGGQYRSKLITTITGRAHIPDIAGLKGEDMAAYLPNANQFIDLRTLGADKYRSQYLSWKWDQGIADDGTMVGFPIDCGPVAHYYQYDVFRRAGLPYEPDDVSSGLNTWEKFFDAGVQLAKRVPGARLLTDVNSVFENVVQQGAQRYVDKDRHFIGDQEHVRRAWALAVEAKQRRIVSDLVSGTPDQLSAIQDGKLPSQLNASWASFDIKNGVPKTKGRWRVAQMPVRPANSGGSFLSITKACREPERAFEIITWMLNASNQAQGYVDAGLFPSTPASYGLKPMQEPDDFFGGQVTTDVFGPAAQKIVVAYNSPFDIALGQPLKDEIKNVGVLGKDPKKAWSDAMSKCRRIAKHLGVSY
- a CDS encoding carbohydrate kinase family protein, with the protein product MDDDRPDVLLTGLLFYDLVLTGLGKPPTPGEEIWTSGMGCGPGGIANLAVAASRFGLKTSLATVFGDDFYGEHCRDVLADQEGVDLSLSRTADGWPTPVTVSIAHGHDRALVTHGQEPPYSQDTLMGDPPEARAALVHIEAEPRAWLGKAAANGTQIYADVGWDPTQQWSTDLLDQLSLCHAFLPNETEAMAYTRTDSAVAALGTLTELVPVAVVTRGGDGAIAADQTTGEYAEVPALDIDVLDATGAGDVFGASFVAASLGGWPLAERLKFAVLASGLSVRHHTGALAAPGWYGIHQWWQALDDPELRRSYGFLADRMPLDLGPPVRYAPLTPPNSPQ
- a CDS encoding carbohydrate ABC transporter permease encodes the protein MAVLEQTPPAVAQPAPTQPKKGFRKYWHLYAAISPFYLIFLGFGLFPVGFSLYLSFHRWDGLGSMEWAGLSQYQYLLSDTDFWNSIGNTIIIWALATFPMIFLAMVTAVMLNSAVRFKGLYRVAYFLPNVTSVVAIAIVFGSIFATNNGMVNAVFNAVGLDQVAWLNTPWGIKVTIAALMTWQWTGYNAIIFLAGLQTIPGELYEAARVDGAGPIQTFFRITLPLLRPTLLFVLVVSTVTGLQSFSEPQVLLQTSSNDSTFAGGPGHSGQTMVLYFFQQTFDNNDFGYGAAVAWGIFLVVVLFSIINWRLVQRRGE
- a CDS encoding carbohydrate ABC transporter permease; the protein is MSSIKGSHRRGIALHLPLIIGTLLSAFPFYWAVIMSTHSSSEIFSYPPKLLPGTHFLENVRNLFDAIDFFGSMWNSLLVATAVTFLVLLFDSLAAFVFAKFEFPGKNVLFGLLMVIFMVPAQLSVIPQFVLMAKIGWIGSMTALIVPAAANAFGIFWMRQYMKTAIHDELLDASKLDGANFLRQYWHVALPVVRPGLAFLGIFTFMGQWNDFAWPLIALTNPDNVTLQVALSQLNGTHGTTDYGIVMTGALLALIPLLIVFAIGAKQIIGDLAKGAVRG
- a CDS encoding DeoR/GlpR family DNA-binding transcription regulator, with protein sequence MLAERRHQLILRALRSGGPAAVTDLSEQLGVSPATIRRDLVKLEEDGLLTRVHGGAVAEEGDQPFAEVAEVRVSEKDAIAEHAAGMIKDGQSVLLDIGTTAYRLARRLHGRRLTVITSNLVVYEELADDEGIELVLLGGMVRRDYRSLVGFLTEDNLRQLHADWLFLGTSGVRPGGQVMDTTVVEVPVKRAMIKAGDRVVLLADSAKFPGTGMAKVCGPEDLDMVVTNAPVNTATRSSLEEAGVDVFVAGKVQP
- a CDS encoding 6-phospho-beta-glucosidase; translated protein: MKLTILGGGGFRVPLVYGALLGDRGEGRVTRVVLHDLDVGRLDAVTRVLAEQAVDAPDAPEVTATTDLDEALRGADFVFSAIRVGGLEGRANDERVALAQGVLGQETVGAGGIAYGLRTVPVAVDIAQRVARLAPDAWVINFTNPAGLVTEAMSRHLAGRVIGICDSPVGLGRRIARVLGANPREAWIDYVGLNHLGWVRGLRVAGRDELPRLLADPGLLGSFEEGKLFGPDWLQSLGAIPNEYLHYYYFNREAVRSYQEAHQTRGAFLRDQQARFYEEMRDPSAAALLAWDRTRAEREATYMAENRETAGAGERDADDLSGGYEKVALALMRAIARDERTTLILNVRNEHTLSVLDNDAVIEVPCLVDANGAHPVAVDPLPDHATGLVCSVKAVEREVLAAAESGSRATAVKAFALHPLVDSVSVARRLVDGYTQVHPGLTYLA